The nucleotide window CAGCGCTTCGGGTGGTTCGGCCTCGGAGACTTCGTAGGAGTGGTGCAGTGGTGAGTCTGTGCCGGTGCTTGCGTTGGCTTCGAGTCGGCCGAGGGCTGCGGCGAGGGGTCCGATGACGAAGCTGGGGAACCCGGCCAGCCGGACGTTGCGTCCGCCGAGGCCGAAAGCCTTCGCGAGGTCGCTGCGCAGTCCCGTCACCGAGGCGGCCAGCTCGTTCGCGCGGATGCGGGCGAGTTGGCCGGCTGTGGTCAGTCGGATGCCGCGGGGTGTGCGGTCGAAGAGGGTGACGCCGAGGTCTTTTTCGAGGGCAGTCATGTGTTGGGACAGGGCGGGCTGGGACCAGCCGAGGGCGCGGGCGGCGGCGCCGATGCTGCCGGCTTCGGCGATGGCGCCGAAGATGAGGAGGCGTTTGGGTTCGCCGAGGGTGAGAGCGTGTTCGAACACGGAAGACATAAGTCCAGCTTATGCCAGAGCAGAGAGAACTGGGTCTACCGAGCGTCTTGTGTTCGGGTCAGACTGGATGGTGTAGATGGTTTCGTGATGACGAGGAGTGGAAGATGCGCAGGATCGGTCTGCTGGGTGGAATGAGCTGGCACTCGAGCATCGAGTACTACACGAAGATCAATGAGGCGGTGGCGAGCCGGCTCGGCGGTCATCATTCTGCCCGGATCCTCCTCGATTCGACGGACTTCGCTGATATCCGGGAGATGCAGATCGCCGAGGATTGGGCGGGCACTGACGCGTCGCTCGTCGCGACGGCGCAGCGCCTGGTCGATGGTGGCGCTGAGGCGGTCGCGATCGCGACGAACCTCATGCATAAGTGCGCTCCGGCCATTGAGTCTGCTGTCGACGTACCCCTTATCCATATCGTTGATTCAATTGCGACGGTGGCGAAGCGTCAGGGATATTCGACGCTGGCGGTCCTGGGCACGAAATGGACGATGCTCGATGACTTCTACACCGGTCGCCTCGAGGAGCAGGGCATCCGGACGCTCGTGCCGGATGAGGATACGTGCCTCGAGATCGATCAGATCATCTTCGACGAACTCACGCAGGGCACGTTCACGGATGCCTCTCGTGCCCGGTACGTCGAGATCATGAACGACCTCAAGGCCCGCGGTGCTGACGCAGTGGCACTGTCATGCACGGAGATTGGCCTGCTGGTCCCACCGCAGACCGCTCCCCTGCCGGCCATCGACTCGGTTGACGCTCATGTGGCAGCGATCGTGGAGTGGATGATGGGAGGAGGCCGCGCTCGCTCATGACCTAGACCTACTACCTCTTTGGAGCCGTTGGACAACGCTTTTAAAGGTCTCCTATACCGGCTCTTCGTAATTGAGGGTGTACACCGGTGATTTCAGGACACGGCGTGGCGTAGCCCGGATAGACATCGAGGTCTTCCGATGATGGAAGTTCTCACACAGTCCATCCGAAAGACCTCGACGTGGCCAAGCCTACTTTCTCGACCCCTGACCTCACGACATTCTGCCGACTCGACTCCCTCGACCTGACCTGTATCGGCCAACACATCACCAGGCACAAAACCATCCTGGAATGTCAGCCCAACACTGCCGATGACTGGTGCCGTCGGTGTGGTGGCCACGGGTTCGTTCGCGATACCGTCGTCCGCCGTCTGGCACACGAACCCTTCGGCCACCGACCGACCACGCTTCATATTCGCCTCCGCCGGTACAAATGCGTCGAGTGCGGCCACGTATGGCGTCAAGACACCACTGCTGCGGCACCACCACGAGCGAAGGTCTCGCGAACCGGCCTTGACTGGGCGCTGCGTGCCCTCGTCATCGACCACGACACCGTGTCCGTGATCGCTGCGAAACTCGCCGTGTCCTGGCATACCGCGAACTCTGCAATCCTCTCTGAAGGCCACAGGCTGTTGATCAACGACCCGAACCGTTTCGACGGGGTCAGCGTCATCGGTGTCGACGAGCATGTATGGCGGCACACGCGTCGTGGTGACAAGTACGTCACCGTCATCATCGACCTCACCCCCATCAGTGCAGGAACGGGACCGGCACGCCTGCTCGATATGGTGCCCGGCCGGTCGAAGCAGGTGTTCAAGGAGTGGTTGAAAGCCCGACCCAAGGTTTGGCGTGATGGCATCGACGTCGTCGCGATGGACGGGTTCTCCGGCTTCAAAACAGCCTCGGTCGAGGAACTGCCAGAAGCCATCGAAGTCATGGACCCCTTCCACGTCGTCAAGCTCGCCGGTGATGCACTCGACGAGGTACGCCGCCGTGTTCAACAGGAGACAACTGGCCACCGTGGCCGAGCGAAAGACCCCTTGTATCGGGCGAGGAGGACTCTTGAGTGTGACAGTCTGAAATGGCCCCACTTGGAGCAAAAATGATCCTCTGATTTGGCCCCACCCCCGACCTACCAGCCGTACCGTTCGTGATGTCGACCAAGACGTTCACGAAGAGGTGGGGCATATGAAGGAGATGTCGAGAGTGGAGCAATTCGAGAATATCCGACGAGACCACAGAGACCATGAGATGTCGATTCGACAGTTAGCCCAAAAGTACAAGGTCCACCGCAGGACGGTACGTCAGGCGTTGGCGGATGCGGTACCACCGCGGCGGAAGACTCCGGAGAGGGTAGCACCAGTCCTCGGTGAGCACGTTGCCACCGTCCGGGCTTGGTTAGTTGCTGACAAAGAGGTCCCTCGGAAGCAGCGTCATACCGCCCGGCGGGTCTGGCAGCGCCTCGTCGAGGAGGAAGGAGTCGAGGTTGCGGAGTCGAGTGTGCGAACCCTGGTCGCGAAGCTGCGCCGGGACATTTTCGATCAGTCGTTGGAGGTCAAGGTTCCTCAAACCCATGCCCCGGCGGCTGAAGCCGAGGTCGACTTCGGGGAGTTCTACGCCCTCATCGGTGGGGTGTGGTTGAAGCTGTGGATGTTCATTCTGCGCCTATCGCATTCGGGTAAAGCCGTGCACATTGCTTACGCCAACCAGGCTCAGGAGTCGTTTCTCGACGGTCATGTGAAGGCCTTCGACCGGCTCGGTGGAGTCCCGACGGGCATGATCCGGTATGACAACCTGACTCCGGCGGTGGTGCGGGTGCTGCTGGGTCGGGAACGGGAGGAGAATCCCCGGTTTGTCGCCCTGAGGTCGCATTACGGGTTCGATAGCTTCTTCTGCCAGCCCGGGATCAAGGGTGCTCATGAGAAGGGTGGCGTCGAGGGGGAGGTCGGTCGGTTCCGGCGCCGTCATCTGGTGCCGGTGCCCGAGTTCGCCTCCTTAGCCGAGCTCAACGCTTTCATGGTCGCTGCCGATGCTGGTGATGACGACCGAAAGATCACCGGCCGGGTCGAGACGGTCGGGGCCGCGGCGGCCCGGGAGCTGCCTGGCCTGCGGGGTTTGCCCGATGAGGTCTTCGATGCCGCGCAGACCCTGTCGTGTCGGGTCGATGCGAGAGCCAGAGTGTGCGTACGTCAGTCCTATTACTCGGTGCCGGCCCGGTTGGCTGGCAGACGCCTCCAGGTGCGTTTGGGGGCCACGACGGTGACCGTGATCGCTGAGTCGGGGGTGGTCGCTGTCCATACCCGGTCGCTGCATAAGTACACCGAAGATTTGGTCCTCGATCACTACCTGGAAGTCCTCATACGCAAGCCCGGAGCATTCGCCGGGGCCACCGCGCTGGCGGCTGCCCGGAAGTCCGGGATGTTCACGAACGCTCATCAACGGTTCTGGGATGCTGCGCGTGGGCAACTCGGCGACACGGCCGGGACCCGGGCGCTCATCGGTGTGCTGCTACTGCACCGCAGCCTGCCCAACGGTGACATTGTCACCGCATTGACAACCGCGACCGGGTTGGGATGCTTCGATGCTGATGTGGTCGCGGTCGAGGCCCGCCGGGCCGGTCAGGCGATGACTGCGCCACCGGCGGTGGTCGTCCCGGCCCACGTCGGACCAGTCGGGGAGAGGCCGGTGCCGGGCCTGGGCGCCTATGACGAACTGGTCTCGGTGGTGGGAGCATGAACGCGAAAACCATCCCGGCATCGACGCCGGCAGTGACTGCTCTGGGTGATCAGGCGGCTGAGGCCGCGATCGCCACGGCTTGTCGGACCCTGTTCATGCCCACGATCCGTGACCAGGCCTCACCGATGGCCGAGGCAGCAGCCCGAGAACGGCTCTCGCACAAGGCCTACCTGGCTGAGGTGTTGGCCGCGGAGTGTGATGATCGTGATGCCCGCCGTCGGATCCGGCGGATCAAGGAAGCGAAGTTTCCTCGCACCAAGCACCTGTCCGACTTCGATACCGCCGCCATCGAGGATTTGCCGCCGGCCCGGTTGGCGACTCTGGCCACCGGAGCGTGGATCGATGCCGGTGAGCCGTTGGTGCTACTCGGTGATTCCGGGACAGGGAAGACGCATCTGCTGATCGGTCTGGGGACCGCCGCGGCCGAGCAGGGCCGCAGAGTCCGCTACGTCACGACGGCGGCCCTGGTCAACGAGCTCACCGAGGCCGCCGATGCCAAGCAGCTCTCCCGGGTAGTGGGCCGCTATGCTCGCCTGGACCTGCTGTGCCTGGATGAGTTGGGGTATGTCAGCCTCGATTCTCGTGGAGCTGAGTTACTCTTCCAGATCATCACCGAACGTGAGGAACGAGCCTCGATTGCGACAGCCTCGAACGCCTCGTTCAGCGAGTGGGGGCAGACATTCACCGACCCGCGGCTGGCCGCGGCCGTTGTCGATCGGTTGACGTTTAACGCCCACATCATCAACACCGGCACCAGCTCTTACCGGCTGCGCACCACCCGGGCCAGGAGCGAAGAGGCCACTTTGCAGGAAGGAGATCAACCATGATCACCACCGAGGATCAGGAACCAGCCAGCGGAAATGCCATCGATGCCACCGAGGACTGGGTCGCCTACATCAGCCAACGCCTCAATGACGCCCAGGATCTCCTGGACGGGATCAGTGTCACCATCGAGTCTGTTCAGCCCAGTGGCCGCGAGCATGCCGCCGATCTGATCGATTCGGCTATTGAGGACCTTCAGCGACTGCGTCGCCGATTCGGACCAACCGAACCCGACTACGGCCCTGGCGATCCGCCGTTCTGACCACACTGGAACCTGAGAGGCCCGGCCACTCCTGTGGCCGGAGAAAGGCTCGCAACACAACACCGCCCGACCCCGCTGGGCCGCGACTGTTACCAACGCGCGGCGAGCACGACCACACATGCTGGGGTGGGGCCAAATCAAAGCATCACAGTGGGGCCAAATGGGGTTGACACACTCAGACTCTGCACACCGGGGCTGATCTGCTCACGACCAAGCAGCAGGAGAGGATCGTGGGCCTCTTCGCTGACCCGAACTTCACCGCGGTTGAAGTGACCTGGGCCGTCTACCAAGACATTGTGACCGCCTACCGAACCGCCGACGGCAACGAGGGTAAGAAACTCTTGCAGAGGGTCATCGATGCCCTGACAACGAACCTGCCTTCTGAGCTAATTGAACTCAAACGGTTGGGACGGACTCTGAAGCGTCGCGCTGATGATGTGCTGGCGTTCTTCACTCGACCGGGAACGTCGAACGGGCCGACGGAAGCGATCAACGGCAGGCTCGAGCATCTGCGGGGGTCTGCTCTGGGGTTCCGAAACCTCACCCACTACATCGCCAGGTGTCTGCTCGAGTCCGGTGGCTTCAGACCGGTTCTACACTCTCAATTACGATGAGCCCCTATGGCTCTTCGTAATTGAGGGTGTACACCGGTGATTTCAGGACACGGCGTGGCGTAGCCCGGATAGACATCGAGGTCTTCCGATGATGGAAGTTCTCACACAGTCCATCCGAAAGACCTCGACGTGGCCAAGCCTACTTTCTCGACCCCTGACCTCACGACATTCTGCCGACTCGACTCCCTCGACCTGACCTGTATCGGCCAACACATCACCAGGCACAAAACCATCCTGGAATGTCAGCCCAACACTGCCGATGACTGGTGCCGTCGGTGTGGTGGCCACGGGTTCGTTCGCGATACCGTCGTCCGCCGTCTGGCACACGAACCCTTCGGCCACCGACCGACCACGCTTCATATTCGCCTCCGCCGGTACAAATGCGTCGAGTGCGGCCACGTATGGCGTCAAGACACCACTGCTGCGGCACCACCACGAGCGAAGGTCTCGCGAACCGGCCTTGACTGGGCGCTGCGTGCCCTCGTCATCGACCACGACACCGTGTCCGTGATCGCTGCGAAACTCGCCGTGTCCTGGCATACCGCGAACTCTGCAATCCTCTCTGAAGGCCACAGGCTGTTGATCAACGACCCGAACCGTTTCGACGGGGTCAGCGTCATCGGTGTCGACGAGCATGTATGGCGGCACACGCGTCGTGGTGACAAGTACGTCACCGTCATCATCGACCTCACCCCCATCAGTGCAGGAACGGGACCGGCACGCCTGCTCGATATGGTGCCCGGCCGGTCGAAGCAGGTGTTCAAGGAGTGGTTGAAAGCCCGACCCAAGGTTTGGCGTGATGGCATCGACGTCGTCGCGATGGACGGGTTCTCCGGCTTCAAAACAGCCTCGGTCGAGGAACTGCCAGAAGCCATCGAAGTCATGGACCCCTTCCACGTCGTCAAGCTCGCCGGTGATGCACTCGACGAGGTACGCCGCCGTGTTCAACAGGAGACAACTGGCCACCGTGGCCGAGCGAAAGACCCCTTGTATCGGGCGAGGAGGACTCTGCACACCGGGGCTGATCTGCTCACGACCAAGCAGCAGGAGAGGATCGTGGGCCTCTTCGCTGACCCGAACTTCACCGCGGTTGAAGTGACCTGGGCCGTCTACCAAGACATTGTGACCGCCTACCGAACCGCCGACGGCAACGAGGGTAAGAAACTCTTGCAGAGGGTCATCGATGCCCTGACAACGAACCTGCCTTCTGAGCTAATTGAACTCAAACGGTTGGGACGGACTCTGAAGCGTCGCGCTGATGATGTGCTGGCGTTCTTCACTCGACCGGGAACGTCGAACGGGCCGACGGAAGCGATCAACGGCAGGCTCGAGCATCTGCGGGGGTCTGCTCTGGGGTTCCGAAACCTCACCCACTACATCGCCAGGTGTCTGCTCGAGTCCGGTGGCTTCAGACCGGTTCTACACTCTCAATTACGATGAGCCAGGTAACTGAGCAGGTCCACTACTTCACCGGTGCTCGTTGGTCCGTTGATAACCCCGGTCATTCCGCCATTGGATAAGCGTGCACGGCCTTCGACTGGCCCCACTCTGGACTGTTGCAGGAAGTGGCTAGCCAATTGAGTAGCGGACACGCTCCGAAGCTCGATAGTCGTCGAGTTAAACACTGGCCCTGCGCCAATACACCAGCAGCTCCTCCGGTGGCCCAGAGGACATCACCAACCGATTCCTTTAACGCGAATGAAACCTCCATCGGAGAGCATGTGGGCCAGGGTCCGACCCCATGAGCCGTCGGCGCGTAGCGACGGTAGAGTTTCCTACTGTTCGCCAGGGTCCGAAATGCTCACGAACTAGGTCACGCCAGACTCTGACAACCAGGTATCGGAAGACGATCCCCTCGACGCCTGTTCTCGAGCAGTCGGGGCCTCTTCCGGGTATTTGAGGACAGCGGTTCCATTCGCGTCCATTGGTCTTTGCCGAAGCCTCAGCGCCGTTGCCGTGTAGTCCCTTATCCAGCGTGTCAGCCCGAAGACCTCGGATAGAGGAGACATACCCTGGCTTCGCGGCTCGACCACTCGCCCGCGGAGTTATCTCGTAAGCTTCGATCGAGTGCGCGGAGACTCCGACCTCCTCGTCTCAGAAAGTCGGGGACCACAAATTGTTCGCCGGATAGACATTGACAAGATCCTCTACCTTGGCTCGGACCTCCTGCCACTCACCCTCCAACAATCATTTCTAAGCGCGGCACCAACGAGAGACCTGGACCGGAAGAGATCCACATTCGAAGGGGCAAAACTTCCACTTGTGTCTCAAACTGCGACTCCGTTGCTTCAACCTGAGAATCGACTTCCCATCGGTTCAACCACCTTGAACACTGGTTCCAACGACTCATTCGAGTCCCTCGGAACAGTCAGATAAGGAGGTCACGTTGACTGCGCCCCACCCCACAGACCCACTTGGCGAGATTTACGCCGAATGGGATAAGGAATTTCGCGAACACCCCACCATGTCATTGCAGCTTATGAGATGGGTCTTCGAAGATTGGCAACGTGTAACAAAAGAACCGTCAAACGTTCGCTACGAAGAGACAACCGAAGGCAGCGTTCCAGGCATCTGGGTGCTCCCCGACGAAGCAGACGACGCCAAGCCCTTCCTGGTTCTCCACGGTGGAGGCTTCGCACTGGGCTCGTCGAATAGCCATCGCAAATTGGCCGGCCATCTAGCCAAGCAAAGCGGCAGACAAGCTTTTGTCGCCGACTTCCGCCTAGCCCCCGAACACCCATTTCCAGCACAGATAGAAGATGCGCTCACCGTCATCTCCGCGATGAATAGTCGGGGCATCCCCACTGAGAACATCACACTGGTCGGCGACAGCGCAGGAGCGAGCATCGCGATCGGAACTGTTCTTTCACTGTTAAAAGACGGAAGAGCTCTCCCCCGACAGGTCGTCACCATGTCTCCTTGGGTGGATATGGAAAACTCCGGTGAGACTATCGAGTCAAACGACGCATACGACTTCCTCATCACCCGGGATGGACTACAGGGAAACATTGACCGCTACCTGTCAGGTGGAGCGGATCCTCGTGACGGACTGGTAAATCCGCTATACGCAGATTTCCATGGGTTTCCCCGACTGTACATCTGCGTTAGTGACACCGAGTCCCTCTACGCGGACAGCATCCGTCTAGCCGAACGTGCGAAGACTGCCAATGTCGACGTAACGCTGTCGGTAGAACAAGGCCAGCAACACGTGTTCCCCATGCAAGCAGGCAATCACCCTGCAGCCGACAAAGCGATCTCGGAAATCGTCGCTTGGTGCCACTGAATACCAAACAACATCTCTTCAACGTTGAAAGATCGAGGAACCATGCCAACTACACAACAACTTGACCACGACGCTATCGTCATCGGCGCCGGCTTCTCCGGACTAGCCATTCTGCACCACCTGCGTGAAATCGGCCTAGACACTCAAATCGTCGAAGCAACAGACGGCATTGGAGGAACTTGGTGGATCAACCGCTACCCGGGGGTGCGGACCGACAGCGAGTTCCACTACTACTCTTTCAGCTTCAGCAAGGAAGTTCGTGACGAGTGGACATGGACTCAACGCTACCCAGACGGTGAAGAAGTTTGCGCCTATCTCAATTTCATTGCGGATCGACTTGATCTTCGGAAGGACATTCAGCTCAACTCGCGAGTGAATACTGCCCGTTGGAATGAGACGGAAAAGTACTGGGACGTCATTTTCGAAGACGGGTCCTCGAAACGCGCTCGCTTCCTCATCAGCGCAATGGGTGCACTTAGCCAGGCGATTTTCCCGGCCATCGACGGAATCGACGAATTCAACGGCGCGAAATATCACACCGCGGCTTGGCCAGCTGATGGCGTAGATTTCACGGGCAAGAAGGTTGGAGTCATTGGGGTCGGGGCCTCGGGAATTCAAATCATTCCCGAGCTCGCCAAGTTGGCTGGCGAACTATTCGTATTCCAGCGAACTCCGAACTATGTGGTTGAGAGCAACAACGACAAAGTTGACGCCGAGTGGATGCAGTACGTTCGCGACAACTATGACGAAATTTTCGAACGCGCATCCAAACACCCGTTCGGAGTCGATATGGAGTATCCGACGGAATCCGCCGTCGAGGTTTCAGAAGAAGAACGTAAGCGCGTCTTTGAAAGCAAATGGGAGGAGGGAGGCTTCCATTTTGCAAACGAGTGTTTCACGGACCTGGCTACCAGCCCTGAGGCCAGCGAGCTGGCGTCAGAGTTCATACGTTCGAAGATTCGGGAGGTCGTTAAGGACCCCGCTACGGCAGATCTCCTTTGCCCCAAGTCGTACTCGTTCAACGGTAAGCGAGTGCCGACCGGGCACGGCTACTACGAGACGTTCAATCGCACGAATGTGCACCTTTTGGATGCCAGGGGCACGCCAATTACTCGGATCAGCAGCAAAGGTATCGTTCACGGAGACACCGAATACGAACTAGATGCAATCGTGTTCGCAACCGGCTTCGACGCGATGACAGGTACGCTCACCAACATTGACATCGTGGGCCGCGACGGAGTCATCCTCCGCGACAAGTGGGCCCAGGATGGGCTTAGGACAAACATTGGTCTTACTGTAAACGGCTTCCCGAACTTCCTGATGTCTCTTGGACCTCAGACCCCGTACTCCAACCTTGTTGTTCCTATTCAGTTGGGAGCCCAATGGATGCAGCGATTCCTTAAGTTCATTCAGGAACGCGGCATTGAAGTGTTCGAGTCGTCGAGAGAAGCTGAAGAAATCTGGAATGCCGAAACCATTCGCGGCGCTGAATCTACGGTCATGTCCATCGAAGGACCCAAAGCCGGCGCATGGTTCATCGGCGGCAACATTCCCGGTAAATCACGTGAGTACCAGGTGTATATGGGCGGCGGTCAGGTCTACCAGGACTGGTGCCGCGAGGCGGAAGAATCCGACTACGCCACTTTTCTGAATGCTGACTCCATTGACGGCGAAAAGGTTCGTGAATCGGCGGGTATGAAATAGCCCAGCAGTCTCGTTCGGGCCCTGACCCTGTGGCCAAACCCCACGTCTCGGCGGCAAGCTGATCGCTCAAAACACTTGCAGCCGAGTCTGCTCGCAACCGCAATCTTTCAACCAACGAAGATGGTGAACATTTATGGAGTCGCACAACGAAAACACACTTGGCCTCGGATTACTACGCCAACCCGGCACTGTAGTGTTCGGCCCAGGGCAGAGACGTGAGCTCCCGTCCATAGCCAAACGTTACGGTTCGACCGTATTGATCTGCACCGACGAACGCATGCTCGCTGAACCAATGTGTATTGACTTGCAAACAGCGTTGGAAAAAGCGGGAATGCGAGTCGTTGTATACGGAAATGTGCGTCCTGACT belongs to Brevibacterium spongiae and includes:
- a CDS encoding ISL3 family transposase, which gives rise to MAKPTFSTPDLTTFCRLDSLDLTCIGQHITRHKTILECQPNTADDWCRRCGGHGFVRDTVVRRLAHEPFGHRPTTLHIRLRRYKCVECGHVWRQDTTAAAPPRAKVSRTGLDWALRALVIDHDTVSVIAAKLAVSWHTANSAILSEGHRLLINDPNRFDGVSVIGVDEHVWRHTRRGDKYVTVIIDLTPISAGTGPARLLDMVPGRSKQVFKEWLKARPKVWRDGIDVVAMDGFSGFKTASVEELPEAIEVMDPFHVVKLAGDALDEVRRRVQQETTGHRGRAKDPLYRARRTLHTGADLLTTKQQERIVGLFADPNFTAVEVTWAVYQDIVTAYRTADGNEGKKLLQRVIDALTTNLPSELIELKRLGRTLKRRADDVLAFFTRPGTSNGPTEAINGRLEHLRGSALGFRNLTHYIARCLLESGGFRPVLHSQLR
- the istB gene encoding IS21-like element helper ATPase IstB — its product is MNAKTIPASTPAVTALGDQAAEAAIATACRTLFMPTIRDQASPMAEAAARERLSHKAYLAEVLAAECDDRDARRRIRRIKEAKFPRTKHLSDFDTAAIEDLPPARLATLATGAWIDAGEPLVLLGDSGTGKTHLLIGLGTAAAEQGRRVRYVTTAALVNELTEAADAKQLSRVVGRYARLDLLCLDELGYVSLDSRGAELLFQIITEREERASIATASNASFSEWGQTFTDPRLAAAVVDRLTFNAHIINTGTSSYRLRTTRARSEEATLQEGDQP
- a CDS encoding alpha/beta hydrolase, whose translation is MTAPHPTDPLGEIYAEWDKEFREHPTMSLQLMRWVFEDWQRVTKEPSNVRYEETTEGSVPGIWVLPDEADDAKPFLVLHGGGFALGSSNSHRKLAGHLAKQSGRQAFVADFRLAPEHPFPAQIEDALTVISAMNSRGIPTENITLVGDSAGASIAIGTVLSLLKDGRALPRQVVTMSPWVDMENSGETIESNDAYDFLITRDGLQGNIDRYLSGGADPRDGLVNPLYADFHGFPRLYICVSDTESLYADSIRLAERAKTANVDVTLSVEQGQQHVFPMQAGNHPAADKAISEIVAWCH
- the istA gene encoding IS21 family transposase codes for the protein MSRVEQFENIRRDHRDHEMSIRQLAQKYKVHRRTVRQALADAVPPRRKTPERVAPVLGEHVATVRAWLVADKEVPRKQRHTARRVWQRLVEEEGVEVAESSVRTLVAKLRRDIFDQSLEVKVPQTHAPAAEAEVDFGEFYALIGGVWLKLWMFILRLSHSGKAVHIAYANQAQESFLDGHVKAFDRLGGVPTGMIRYDNLTPAVVRVLLGREREENPRFVALRSHYGFDSFFCQPGIKGAHEKGGVEGEVGRFRRRHLVPVPEFASLAELNAFMVAADAGDDDRKITGRVETVGAAAARELPGLRGLPDEVFDAAQTLSCRVDARARVCVRQSYYSVPARLAGRRLQVRLGATTVTVIAESGVVAVHTRSLHKYTEDLVLDHYLEVLIRKPGAFAGATALAAARKSGMFTNAHQRFWDAARGQLGDTAGTRALIGVLLLHRSLPNGDIVTALTTATGLGCFDADVVAVEARRAGQAMTAPPAVVVPAHVGPVGERPVPGLGAYDELVSVVGA
- a CDS encoding flavin-containing monooxygenase; protein product: MPTTQQLDHDAIVIGAGFSGLAILHHLREIGLDTQIVEATDGIGGTWWINRYPGVRTDSEFHYYSFSFSKEVRDEWTWTQRYPDGEEVCAYLNFIADRLDLRKDIQLNSRVNTARWNETEKYWDVIFEDGSSKRARFLISAMGALSQAIFPAIDGIDEFNGAKYHTAAWPADGVDFTGKKVGVIGVGASGIQIIPELAKLAGELFVFQRTPNYVVESNNDKVDAEWMQYVRDNYDEIFERASKHPFGVDMEYPTESAVEVSEEERKRVFESKWEEGGFHFANECFTDLATSPEASELASEFIRSKIREVVKDPATADLLCPKSYSFNGKRVPTGHGYYETFNRTNVHLLDARGTPITRISSKGIVHGDTEYELDAIVFATGFDAMTGTLTNIDIVGRDGVILRDKWAQDGLRTNIGLTVNGFPNFLMSLGPQTPYSNLVVPIQLGAQWMQRFLKFIQERGIEVFESSREAEEIWNAETIRGAESTVMSIEGPKAGAWFIGGNIPGKSREYQVYMGGGQVYQDWCREAEESDYATFLNADSIDGEKVRESAGMK
- a CDS encoding aspartate/glutamate racemase family protein, whose product is MRRIGLLGGMSWHSSIEYYTKINEAVASRLGGHHSARILLDSTDFADIREMQIAEDWAGTDASLVATAQRLVDGGAEAVAIATNLMHKCAPAIESAVDVPLIHIVDSIATVAKRQGYSTLAVLGTKWTMLDDFYTGRLEEQGIRTLVPDEDTCLEIDQIIFDELTQGTFTDASRARYVEIMNDLKARGADAVALSCTEIGLLVPPQTAPLPAIDSVDAHVAAIVEWMMGGGRARS